A part of Acipenser ruthenus chromosome 12, fAciRut3.2 maternal haplotype, whole genome shotgun sequence genomic DNA contains:
- the LOC131740017 gene encoding receptor-type tyrosine-protein phosphatase eta-like, protein MEISKPDISPNLTASNITTTSIALSWSAPNGNAIGYRVEAIGNPSKNLTVNTLFTEITGLVPGSNYTLRIIALAADNVTEGEAEAISRFTKPDIVVNLTAENITTTSIALSWSAPNGNAIGYRVEAIGNPSKNLTVNTLFTEITGLVPGSNYTLRIIALAADNVTEGDAVTISRFTKPDIAVNLTAENITTTSIALSWSAPNGNAIGYRVEAIGNPSKNLTVNTLFTEITGLVPGSNYTLQIIALAADNVTEGDAVTITIFTKPDIAPNLTASNITTTSIALSWSAPNGNAIGYRVEAIGNPSKNLTVNTLFTEITGLVPGSNYTLRIIALAADNVTEGEAEAISRFTKPDIVVNLTAENITTTSIALSWSAPNGNAIGYRVEAIGNPSNNLTVNTLFTEITGLVPGSNYTLRIIALAADNVTEGDAVTISRFTSNLKILH, encoded by the exons ATGGA gATATCAA AGCCTGATATCTCTCCCAATTTGACTGCTAGTAACATCACAACAACATCCATAGCCCTTAGTTGGAGTGcgccaaatggcaatgccattggctacagggttgaagcaataggcaatccatccaaaaatctcaccgtgaacactttattcactgaaataactggactggtaccTGGTAGCAATTATACACTGCGGATTATTGCTCTGGCTGCAGATAATGTTACGGAAGGGGAAGCAGAGGCAATCTCAAGATTtacaa AGCCTGATATCGTTGTCAATCTCACTGCTGAAAACATCACAACAACATCCATAGCCCTTAGTTGGAGTGcgccaaatggcaatgccattggctacagggttgaagcaataggcaatccatccaaaaatctcaccgtgaacactttattcactgaaataactggactggtaccTGGTAGCAATTACACACTGAGGATTATTGCTCTTGCTGCAGATAATGTTACGGAAGGGGATGCAGTGACAATCTCAAGATTtacaa AGCCTGATATCGCTGTCAATCTGACTGCTGAAAACATCACCACAACATCCATAGCCCTTAGTTGGAGTGcgccaaatggcaatgccattggctacagggttgaagcaataggcaatccatccaaaaatctcaccgtgaacactttattcactgaaataactggactggtaccTGGTAGCAATTACACACTGCAGATTATTGCTCTGGCTGCAGATAATGTTACAGAAGGGGATGCAGTGACAATTACAATCTTTACAA AGCCTGATATCGCTCCCAATTTGACTGCTAGTAACATCACAACAACATCCATAGCCCTTAGTTGGAGTGcgccaaatggcaatgccattggctacagggttgaagcaataggcaatccatccaaaaatctcaccgtgaacactttattcactgaaataactggactggtaccTGGTAGCAATTATACACTGCGGATTATTGCTCTGGCTGCAGATAATGTTACGGAAGGGGAAGCAGAGGCAATCTCAAGATTtacaa AGCCTGATATCGTTGTCAATCTCACTGCTGAAAACATCACAACAACATCCATAGCCCTTAGTTGGAGTGcgccaaatggcaatgccattggctacagggttgaagcaataggcaatccatccaataatctcaccgtgaacactttattcactgaaataactggactggtaccTGGTAGCAATTACACACTGAGGATTATTGCTCTTGCTGCAGATAATGTTACGGAAGGGGATGCAGTGACAATCTCAAGATTtacaa GCAATCTTAAGATTTTACATTGA